One window of Drosophila busckii strain San Diego stock center, stock number 13000-0081.31 chromosome 3L, ASM1175060v1, whole genome shotgun sequence genomic DNA carries:
- the LOC108600999 gene encoding proton-coupled amino acid transporter-like protein pathetic, with product MVNVVDSGAKHAPQEMEQFLPGDGTNKYKIQPRKSDAEQAMSNDDFDPFAMRDNEHPTTDSETLTHLLKASLGTGILGMPIAFMYSGLVLGIFATIFTAFICTHCSYVLVKCGHKLYYRTRRTKMTFAEIAEAAFLKGPKSLRMFAPVAKFSILFGLFLTYFGTCAVYTVIVAKNFEQVLEHWFGFDIDSRMLIGILLVPLILIAWVPNLKYLAPVSMVANVFMGLGLGITFYYLCQDLPPIQERSLFTLGTLPSFFSITIFAMEAIGVVMPLENNMKTPKSFLGVCGVLSKGMSGVTLIYIVLGFLGYQRYGDATGQSITLNLPVEEWPAQAVKVLIALAVYCTFGLQFYVCLEIVWDGIKEKCTKRPLLVNYVLRTVLVTAAVVLAVSVPTIAPFMGLIGAFCFSILGLIFPVIIELIVHWDTGFGAYNWILWKNILITFCGIGALVFGSLSAVKDIIAEYSGPTGPPEAQ from the exons atggtCAACGTTGTG gaTAGCGGCGCCAAACATGCGCCACAGGAAATGGAACAATTTCTGCCTGGCGATGGCACTAACAA ATACAAGATTCAGCCACGCAAATCAGATGCGGAACAGGCAATGAGCAATGATGACTTCGATCCATTTGCAATGCGTGACAATGAGCATCCCACCAC TGACAGTGAAACTCTGACGCATTTGCTGAAGGCCTCGCTGGGCACTGGTATTCTGGGCATGCCCATTGCCTTCATGTACTCTGGCTTGGTCCTGGGCATCTTTGCCACCATCTTTACTGCCTTCATCTGCACGCACTGCAGTTACGTGCTG GTTAAATGCGGTCACAAGCTTTACTACAGAACGCGCCGCACTAAGATGACATTTGCTGAAATTGCCGAGGCTGCATTCCTTAAGGGTCCAAAGTCACTGCGCATGTTTGCGCCCGTCGCCAAGTTCTCCATATTGTTTGGCCTGTTCTTAACCTATTTTGGCACTTGCGCTGTCTACACTGTGATTGTGGCTAAGAACTTTGAGCAGGTGCTGGAGCATTGGTTTGGCTTTGATATTGATTCTCGCATGCTGATTGGCATACTGCTGGTGCCTTTGATTCTGATCGCCTGGGTGCCCAATCTCAAGTACTTGGCGCCCGTCTCGATGGTGGCAAATGTGTTCATGGGTCTTGGCCTGGGCATTACCTTTTACTATTTGTGCCAGGATCTGCCACCAATTCAGGAGCGCTCATTGTTTACGCTCGGCACGCTGCCTTCGTTTTTCTCCATTACCATCTTTGCCATGGAGGCTATTGGCGTAGTCATGCCGCTGGAGAACAACATGAAGACACCGAAGAGCTTCCTGGGCGTTTGCGGTGTGCTCAGCAAGGGCATGTCGGGCGTTACACTGATCTACATTGTATTGGGCTTCTTGGGCTATCAGCGGTATGGCGATGCTACTGGACAGAGCATTACATTGAATCTGCCCGTTGAGGAGTGGCCTGCACAGGCTGTCAAGGTGTTGATCGCTTTGGCTGTCTATTGCACATTTGGACTGCAGTTCTATGTGTGCTTGGAAATCGTCTGGGATGGCATCAAGGAGAAGTGCACCAAGCGTCCACTGCTTGTCAACTATGTGCTGCg caCTGTGCTggtaactgctgctgttgtcttggCAGTTTCAGTGCCAACTATAGCGCCATTTATGGGTCTCATTGGTGCGTTCTGCTTCTCCATTCTCGGCTTGATTTTTCCG GTCATCATTGAGCTCATTGTGCACTGGGACACTGGCTTCGGTGCCTACAACTGGATATTGTGGAAGAACATTCTTATTACCTTCTGCGGCATTGGCGCTCTTGTCTTTGGCTCGCTGTCTGCTGTCAAGGATATTATTGCAGAGTACAGTGGACCAACTGGACCACCAGAAGCTCAATAA
- the LOC108598905 gene encoding leucine-rich repeat-containing protein 59 has product MPKSLDKVKVNVKERIDDETCDLSLSELTEVPVREIVSFKRVCILDLSSNRLVTLGRNFTTLTRLIKLDLSKNQIRALPDDFGQLEQLRHLDLYNNCLEHVPLSFGRLRRLRYLDLKGNPLTPAWVKVVGSCSTLKDCQQAAKNTVSVCVNYKNEVQAAQERQMAPPAVGDADGSSSSNNSTKANNNKQSKKTKPNNKLKAKKSGAAAENELTIKPVNTNTKPNNQKHNSKKKSANGKWFKFLSGVAFSSLLTFMLLFIVNDC; this is encoded by the exons ATGCCAAAGAGCCTAGATAAAGTGAAGGTGAATGTAAAAGAGCGTATAGATGATGAAACATGCGATCTAAGCCTCTCGGAACTAACGGAAGTACCAGTGCGTGAAAta GTTTCGTTTAAACGAGTTTGTATATTGGATTTGTCCAGCAATCGTTTGGTTACACTCGGC CGCAACTTTACTACACTAACACGACTCATCAAGCTTGATCTAAGCAAGAATCAAATACGCGCTCTGCCCGATGATTTTGGCCAACTGGAGCAGTTGCGACACTTGGACTTGTACAACAATTGCCTGGAGCATGTGCCGTTGAGTTTTGGACGCTTGCGTCGCCTGCGCTATTTGGACTTGAAGGGCAACCCTTTGACGCCTGCCTGGGTGAAAGTTGTGGGCAGCTGCTCAACGCTAAAGGACTGTCAACAAGCGGCCAAGAATACC GTCAGCGTCTGTGTCAACTACAAGAACGAAGTCCAGGCAGCTCAAGAGCGTCAAATGGCACCGCCGGCAGTTGGGGATGCTGACGGCAGCTCTAGCTCCAACAATAGCACaaaggcaaataataataagcagtCTAAAAAGACCAaaccaaacaataaattgaaagcaaaaaaatcaGGAGCTGCAGCCGAAAATGAACTCACAATCAAACCAGTTAACACCAACACCAAACCAAACAATCAAAAGCACAATTCCAAAAAGAAGtctgcaaatggcaaatggttTAAATTTCTCTCAGGTGTTGCCTTCTCATCGCTTCTGACTTTCATGCTGCTCTTCATTGTCAACGATTGCTGA
- the LOC108598510 gene encoding female-specific protein transformer — MDADSSSRSTKDSHGRRQQRPRKEDKVPYFANEVRERDRVRNLRTRAKRSRSATPKREEQSRYKRRQRDRSRTRSPRRRSPSYERSRHRSPSRSYNRTTQSSYRRRSRSRSRSHGRSRTPRIITVPVPVPATDYPFAYGWPAPRQPFNPMYAPMPYGMNPRQMTPYFAPYPRPPPFRYRSGPFQPHPRFSYRNDRRPTH; from the exons atggaTGCAGACAGCAGTTCACGTTCTACAAAAG ATTCTCATGGAAGGCGGCAACAACGCCCACGCAAAGAGGACAAAGTGCCCTACTTTGCAAATGAGGTACGGGAGCGTGATAGAGTGAGAAATCTACGCACCAGAGCAAAGCGGTCTCGTTCAGCAACGCCAAAAAGAGAGGAACAATCACGCTACAAACGACGACAGCGTGACAGATCAAGGACACGGTCGCCACGCAGACGCTCACCTAGTTATGAACGTAGCCGTCATCGCAGTCCCAGCAGAAGCTACAACAGAACCACACAATCGTCTTATCGCAGGCGCAGTCGAAGTCGCAGTCGAAGTCATGGACGCTCGCGTACTCCTAGAATAATTACTGTACCAGTGCCAGTGCCTGCAACTGATTATCCTTTTGCCTAT GGCTGGCCTGCTCCACGACAGCCATTTAATCCGATGTATGCGCCAATGCCCTATGGCATGAATCCGCGGCAAATGACTCCTTACTTTGCACCTTATCCACGGCCTCCGCCTTTCAGATACAGATCGGGTCCCTTTCAACCGCATCCACGCTTCAGCTATAGAAATGATCGTAGACCGACGCATTAA
- the LOC108598509 gene encoding polycomb group RING finger protein 3 produces the protein MERRVKLKTINPHITCKICGGYFIDATTVTECLHTFCKSCLVKHLEEKKTCPTCDNIIHQSHPLQYISFDRTMQDIVYKLVPKLQEDESRRERDFYKSRNMPCPKDITQNHEEDNEKVMEAHAESDFHRLDEQVNVCLECISNNFKNLQRRFIRCSSQATITHLKKLVAKKILNGIEKYREIDILCNEELLGKDHTLKFVYVTRWRFRDPPLRLQFRPRVEL, from the exons ATGGAGCGAcgtgttaaattaaaaaccatTAATCCGCACATAACGTGCAAAATCTGCGGCGGCTACTTCATAGATGCGACCACAGTGACTGAGTGTCTACACACAT TTTGCAAGAGCTGCCTGGTCAAGCACCTGGAGGAAAAGAAAACCTGCCCCACCTGCGATAACATAATACATCAGTCACACCCGCTTCAGTACATAAGCTTTGACCGCACCATGCAGgacattgtttataaattggtGCCTAAGCTGCAAGAAG ATGAATCGCGACGCGAGCGTGACTTCTACAAGAGTCGAAATATGCCATGTCCAAAGGATATTACGCAAAATCACGAAGAAGACAATGAAAAGGTTATGGAAGCCCACGCTGAATCCGATTTCCATCGACTAGATGAGCAGGTCAACGTGTGTCTCGAGTGcattagcaataattttaagAATCTGCAAAGGCGTTTTATACGCTGCAGTTCCCAGGCCACCATCACACACTTGAAAAAGCTTGTCGCCAAGAAGATATTAAACGGCATAGAAAAATATCGAGAG ATTGATATTTTATGCAACGAAGAGCTGCTGGGCAAGGACCACACGTTGAAGTTTGTTTATGTCACTCGTTGGCGTTTCAGAGATCCGCCGTTGCGCTTACAGTTTCGTCCACGAGTCGAGCTTTAA
- the LOC108598925 gene encoding PHD finger protein 7 isoform X1, protein MACNLKKGVYINKCYTLETMKCDICCMQTEDNENEVLLLGDWMKKQNVTVHYYCLLLSTNLQQRGGDSQGILGFLLRDIRAEIANAQLRKCIFCHENGASVHCHTCNDVFHVACGMESNCAFYFCDDFRSYCEGCAPLNDYQRQLIADPPSLKQCDICFRIISSFKLNAVSYGDCCRKGFAHRLCMRRYAIASGYYLRCLWCRDEKFRNTIKQQSIFVPDRDAEWERNPDAYSELHRRSLRCDQEKCLCPHGRDCNKNSWHVLLCKMCAAVGTHYKCLIGKTQLPRSVTSEQHEFKCDLCTDTEKKFLSTDKDKTANKSSLPKSANELDESFYLPKTSNTLMPTEEPTLPSNEDSVSDTSIITVIPSQRESNMPVSEKTPIIGSPTLLPVEHVSSVSRYSDSFDFQSTPDLNLQHNLDINAAIETENLTNVELRKTSLDPPLLLRQCFEAENYFVLAIYEHEPSETEMITGTLYLRFALEDARIKDRTEAALMQVKITKEDIWFRDSSRGIFDRIDEFKT, encoded by the exons ATGGcgtgcaatttaaaaaaaggagtatatattaataaatgttatacaCTAGAAACGATGAAATGCGAcatatgttgcatgcaaacTGAAGACAATGAAAATGAGGTTTTACTATTAGGCGACTGGATGAAAAAGCAGAATGTAACCgttcattattattgtttg ctgctgtcgaCTAATTTGCAACAACGAGGCGGCGACTCTCAAGGTATACTTGGCTTTCTATTGCGTGACATACGTGCAGAGATAGCGAATGCACAGCTtcgcaaatgcattttttgccACGAAAATGGAGCCAGCGTTCACTGCCATACCTGCAATGATGTTTTTCATGTAGCCTGCGGCATGGAGAGCAattgcgcattttatttttgtgatGATTTTCGTAGCTACTGCGAAGGCTGTGCTCCACTTAATGACTATCAACGCCAGCTGATCGCTGATCCACCAAGCTTGAAACAGTGTGACATTTGCTTTCGCATCATCagctcatttaaattaaacgccGTCTCGTACGGCGACTGTTGTCGCAAAGGATTTGCTCATCGTCTATGCATGCGTCGGTATGCCATTGCCTCAGGCTATTATCTACGTTGCCTCTGGTGCCGAGATGAGAAGTTCCGCAACACAATTAAGCAACAATCCATATTTGTGCCTGATCGCGATGCTGAATGGGAACGAAATCCGGATGCATACAGTGAGCTGCATCGCCGATCGCTGCGCTGCGATCAAGAGAAGTGCCTCTGTCCCCATGGGCGTGACTGCAACAAGAACTCCTGGCATGTGTTGCTCTGTAAAATGTGCGCCGCCGTAGGCACGCACTACAAATGCCTCATTGGCAAAACCCAACTGCCACGAAGTGTTACATCTGAACAACACGAATTCAAATGTGATTTATGCACTGATACTGAAAAGAAATTTCTGAGTACAGATAAAGACAAAACGGCTAACAAAAGTTCCTTGCCAAAGTCTGCGAATGAACTTGAtgaatcattttatttacccAAGACATCCAACACTCTTATGCCCACAGAGGAGCCTACATTGCCGTCAAATGAAGACAGTGTTTCTGATACCAGTATCATTACGGTAATACCAAGTCAGAGAGAATCTAATATGCCAGTGTCGGAGAAAACACCAATTATTGGCTCACCTACTCTTCTGCCAGTGGAACATGTTTCTTCAGTAAGCAGATATAGTGACAGCTTTGATTTTCAATCGACCCCTGATTTGAATCTGCAGCATAATCTGGATATTAACGCCGCGATTGAGACTGAGAACTTAACCAATGTTGAGCTTCGGAAGACATCATTGGACCCACCTTTATTGCTTCGTCAATGTTTTGAAGCTGAAAACTACTTCGTGTTAGCTATTTATGAGCATGAGCCTAGTGAAACTGAAATGATAACAGGCACATTGTACTTGCGCTTTGCTCTGGAGGATGCCCGCATCAAGGATCGCACGGAAGCAGCATTAATGCAGGTGAAAATAACTAAAGAGGACATTTGGTTTCGTGATAGTAGTCGAGGGATATTTGATCGCATTGatgaatttaaaacttaa
- the LOC108598925 gene encoding G2/M phase-specific E3 ubiquitin-protein ligase isoform X2 — protein sequence MESNCAFYFCDDFRSYCEGCAPLNDYQRQLIADPPSLKQCDICFRIISSFKLNAVSYGDCCRKGFAHRLCMRRYAIASGYYLRCLWCRDEKFRNTIKQQSIFVPDRDAEWERNPDAYSELHRRSLRCDQEKCLCPHGRDCNKNSWHVLLCKMCAAVGTHYKCLIGKTQLPRSVTSEQHEFKCDLCTDTEKKFLSTDKDKTANKSSLPKSANELDESFYLPKTSNTLMPTEEPTLPSNEDSVSDTSIITVIPSQRESNMPVSEKTPIIGSPTLLPVEHVSSVSRYSDSFDFQSTPDLNLQHNLDINAAIETENLTNVELRKTSLDPPLLLRQCFEAENYFVLAIYEHEPSETEMITGTLYLRFALEDARIKDRTEAALMQVKITKEDIWFRDSSRGIFDRIDEFKT from the coding sequence ATGGAGAGCAattgcgcattttatttttgtgatGATTTTCGTAGCTACTGCGAAGGCTGTGCTCCACTTAATGACTATCAACGCCAGCTGATCGCTGATCCACCAAGCTTGAAACAGTGTGACATTTGCTTTCGCATCATCagctcatttaaattaaacgccGTCTCGTACGGCGACTGTTGTCGCAAAGGATTTGCTCATCGTCTATGCATGCGTCGGTATGCCATTGCCTCAGGCTATTATCTACGTTGCCTCTGGTGCCGAGATGAGAAGTTCCGCAACACAATTAAGCAACAATCCATATTTGTGCCTGATCGCGATGCTGAATGGGAACGAAATCCGGATGCATACAGTGAGCTGCATCGCCGATCGCTGCGCTGCGATCAAGAGAAGTGCCTCTGTCCCCATGGGCGTGACTGCAACAAGAACTCCTGGCATGTGTTGCTCTGTAAAATGTGCGCCGCCGTAGGCACGCACTACAAATGCCTCATTGGCAAAACCCAACTGCCACGAAGTGTTACATCTGAACAACACGAATTCAAATGTGATTTATGCACTGATACTGAAAAGAAATTTCTGAGTACAGATAAAGACAAAACGGCTAACAAAAGTTCCTTGCCAAAGTCTGCGAATGAACTTGAtgaatcattttatttacccAAGACATCCAACACTCTTATGCCCACAGAGGAGCCTACATTGCCGTCAAATGAAGACAGTGTTTCTGATACCAGTATCATTACGGTAATACCAAGTCAGAGAGAATCTAATATGCCAGTGTCGGAGAAAACACCAATTATTGGCTCACCTACTCTTCTGCCAGTGGAACATGTTTCTTCAGTAAGCAGATATAGTGACAGCTTTGATTTTCAATCGACCCCTGATTTGAATCTGCAGCATAATCTGGATATTAACGCCGCGATTGAGACTGAGAACTTAACCAATGTTGAGCTTCGGAAGACATCATTGGACCCACCTTTATTGCTTCGTCAATGTTTTGAAGCTGAAAACTACTTCGTGTTAGCTATTTATGAGCATGAGCCTAGTGAAACTGAAATGATAACAGGCACATTGTACTTGCGCTTTGCTCTGGAGGATGCCCGCATCAAGGATCGCACGGAAGCAGCATTAATGCAGGTGAAAATAACTAAAGAGGACATTTGGTTTCGTGATAGTAGTCGAGGGATATTTGATCGCATTGatgaatttaaaacttaa
- the LOC108599978 gene encoding dihydropteridine reductase: protein MSAGRVVVYGGKGAMGSALVEHLKSNKYWVGSIDLSENEKADLSVVVPRDASWEEQETEIVCKVGESLAGEKLDAVICVAGGWAGGNAKKDLAKNADLMWRQSVWTSSISATLAAQYLKEGGVLALTGAKPALEGTPGMIGYGMAKAAVHQLTRSLAGEKSGLPNDALVVSILPVTLDTPMNRKWMPNGDFGTWTPLSFVAELFCKWIKAEERPKTGALLQLITTNGVTELIPAN, encoded by the exons ATGTCCGCAGGTCGCGTTGTTGTTTACGGTGGCAAGGGCGCCATGGGTTCGGCGCTCGTTGAGCATTTGAAATCCAACAAATAT TGGGTTGGGAGCATTGATCTAAGCGAAAATGAGAAGGCTGATCTCAGTGTGGTGGTGCCACGCGATGCCAGCTGGGAGGAGCAAGAGACAGAGATTGTGTGCAAGGTCGGAGAGTCCCTGGCCGGTGAGAAGCTGGATGCTGTCATTTGCGTAGCAGGCGGCTGGGCTGGTGGTAATGCCAAGAAAGACTTAGCAAAGAACGCGGATCTCATGTGGCGCCAAAGCGTTTGGACATCCAGCATTTCAGCCACTTTGGCTGCACAGTATCTCAAGGAAGGCGGTGTGTTGGCCTTAACAGGCGCCAAACCAGCACTGGAGGGTACACCCGGCATGATTGGCTACGGCATGGCCAAGGCAGCAGTGCATCAATTGACACGCTCGCTGGCGGGCGAGAAATCCGGTTTGCCAAACGATGCGCTCGTGGTGTCCATACTGCCAGTAACACTAGATACTCCTATGAATCGCAAATGGATGCCTAATGGAGATTTCGGAACTTGGACGCCGCTGAGCTTTGTGGCCGAGCTGTTCTGCAAGTGGATCAAGGCCGAGGAGCGTCCAAAGACAGGTGCGCTGTTGCAGCTCATTACCACCAACGGTGTCACTGAGCTGATACCAGCCAACTAA
- the LOC108599976 gene encoding vesicle transport protein USE1: MATKLNVNIRTLLINCEELAKSKDNYWRLQKFLKSLDTMIAELAAMDDAQSATRIPGYRERLEALMLTTGYTPKVGTGATGEIALQEMRQLQNTSKHNALRQELLQDGDTLRRRRGADESATGVDENATNGDNMNEAVKYYNNAQEKITEHMLSLTRNLKEQTETANRILKRDTEIVSRSTGMADKNINSLGKEAEKLEQHSKKAYKCWLWLMFVFVIVVFIGMVLFMKIMKKKKT, translated from the exons atggcaacaaaattaaatgtgaacaTACGCACCTTGCTGATTAACTGCGAGGAGCTGGCCAAAAGCAAGGACAACTACTGGCGGCTACAGAAGTTTCTCAAATCGCTGGACACAATGATTGCTGAGCTGGCGGCGATGGATGA TGCACAGAGCGCTACCCGTATACCCGGCTACAGAGAGCGTCTTGAAGCTTTGATGCTGACAACGGGCTACACCCCTAAAGTTGGTACAGGAGCTACTGGAGAGATTGCGTTGCAAGAGATGCGTCAGCTGCAGAATACAAGTAAACACAATGCGCTGCGACAGGAATTACTACAGg ATGGGGATACGCTACGGCGGCGACGAGGCGCCGACGAATCAGCCACTGGTGTGGATGAGAACGCCACAAATGGCGACAACATGAACGAGGCTGTCAAGTATTACAATAATGCGCAGGAGAAGATCACCGAGCATATGCTCTCCCTAACACGCAACCTAAAGGAGCAAACCGAGACAGCTAACCGCATCCTAAAGCGCGACACGGAGATAGTTTCACGCTCCACGGGAATGGCGGATAAGAATATCAATTCGCTGGGCAAGGAGGCAGAGAAGCTGGAGCAGCACTCAAAAAAGGCTTACAAATGCTGGCTCTGGCTTATGTTTGTCTTTGTGATTGTTGTTTTCATAG GCATGGTGCTGTTCATGAAGataatgaaaaagaaaaagacgTAA